The following proteins come from a genomic window of Dreissena polymorpha isolate Duluth1 chromosome 1, UMN_Dpol_1.0, whole genome shotgun sequence:
- the LOC127864279 gene encoding uncharacterized protein LOC127864279, with product MTRAFSGAISGGGSGPDTIALNAVNRIIENIMASGDTNKRLVETLEKLINLRDVVKNRQQRNGSRANAELNSERVGMENERSQAQGQKSEPAVAERDFHNKNCFKLGQICGF from the coding sequence ATGACTAGAGCCTTCTCCGGCGCCATTTCCGGCGGTGGCAGTGGACCAGATACGATTGCTCTCAATGCAGTGAATCGAATAATTGAGAACATTATGGCCAGTGGCGACACCAATAAACGTCTCGTGGAAACCCTCGAGAAGTTGATCAACCTCCGAGACGTCGTGAAAAATAGACAACAGCGCAATGGAAGTCGGGCGAACGCGGAACTGAATTCAGAACGAGTTGGCATGGAAAATGAACGGTCACAAGCACAAGGCCAAAAATCGGAACCGGCTGTTGCTGAGCGCGACTTCCATAACAAAAACTGCTTCAAGCTTGGGCAGATCTGCGGCTTCTAA